The following are from one region of the Pseudodesulfovibrio piezophilus C1TLV30 genome:
- a CDS encoding M24 family metallopeptidase, with protein MFDATNHIPAAELDRRHQAVRLHLQTVAPDAGGILVFSRLNIYYLTGTFGQGVLWLPLTGTPVLLLRKGVARGRLESSLKHILPFKSYSQLSSLCADAGSPFTKSMAVVMAGLNWQLGNMLSAKLKEHTLIPGDQAVALAKMVKSEFELEILRRCGALHHECLYNILPGLIHPGMTEREISHLAWQVFFSKGHMGVLRMQAHGEECFLGHVSAGDSGNYPSAFNGPLGLRGEHPGSALMGSAYKVWEKGEPLMLDIGFQLEGYHTDKTQAYFAGPQDSIPSEIGKAHEFCIEMQNWVCTHAKPGVTPSELYAYCIDQADKRGFGEGFMGLDENKVPFIGHGIGLTIDEFPPIAKGFDMPLQKGMVIAIEPKQGIQGVAMVGVENTFEITSDGARSISGDSYEMVPVF; from the coding sequence ATGTTTGATGCAACAAATCATATTCCGGCTGCAGAGCTTGACCGTCGTCATCAAGCAGTTCGTTTACATCTGCAAACAGTCGCTCCTGATGCCGGAGGGATTCTCGTCTTTTCAAGGCTCAATATTTATTATCTGACTGGAACTTTCGGTCAGGGCGTTCTTTGGCTTCCCTTAACAGGTACCCCTGTTCTCCTGTTAAGGAAAGGTGTTGCAAGAGGGCGTTTAGAATCGAGCCTCAAACATATATTACCGTTCAAGTCCTATTCCCAGCTTTCTTCGCTTTGTGCCGACGCAGGAAGTCCATTCACCAAAAGTATGGCCGTTGTTATGGCAGGGTTAAACTGGCAACTGGGAAATATGCTCTCAGCCAAACTGAAAGAGCATACACTCATTCCAGGAGATCAGGCCGTGGCTCTGGCCAAGATGGTGAAATCAGAATTTGAACTTGAAATCCTTCGGCGTTGTGGAGCGTTGCATCATGAGTGTCTCTACAACATCCTGCCCGGATTGATCCATCCAGGGATGACTGAACGCGAAATATCCCATTTGGCGTGGCAGGTTTTCTTTTCTAAAGGACATATGGGGGTTTTACGGATGCAGGCTCACGGGGAGGAATGCTTCCTTGGGCATGTCTCTGCCGGTGACTCCGGGAATTATCCCAGCGCGTTCAATGGGCCTTTGGGGCTGCGAGGAGAGCACCCTGGCTCGGCTCTGATGGGAAGTGCTTACAAAGTTTGGGAAAAGGGGGAGCCGCTCATGTTGGATATTGGTTTTCAGCTTGAAGGCTACCATACAGATAAAACTCAAGCGTACTTTGCTGGTCCTCAAGATTCAATTCCTAGTGAGATTGGTAAGGCTCATGAATTTTGTATCGAAATGCAGAATTGGGTTTGCACACATGCCAAGCCCGGGGTTACACCGAGTGAGCTTTATGCTTATTGCATTGATCAGGCGGATAAGAGAGGTTTCGGTGAAGGGTTCATGGGGCTGGATGAGAACAAGGTCCCATTTATCGGACATGGGATAGGATTGACCATTGATGAATTCCCACCAATAGCCAAAGGGTTTGATATGCCGCTTCAGAAAGGCATGGTGATTGCTATTGAGCCCAAGCAAGGAATTCAGGGAGTTGCCATGGTGGGGGTTGAAAATACTTTTGAAATTACTTCAGATGGTGCTCGGAGTATTTCAGGGGATTCTTATGAAATGGTGCCGGTCTTTTAG
- a CDS encoding FadR/GntR family transcriptional regulator produces the protein MNPENKKSSLFLPVQAGRASEEIALQIEAAIMDGRLAPGERLPSERGMQSQFGTGRGVVREALKILKQKGLLEVKKGAKGGAYVRQLDVSNVSESLALFLKQHPIAPEKVIEFRESLDRTITQMAMAQATQAEKEALLTKALQLKDMLTEPTPDLITSGELDRQLNITLAQMAQNPLFEWVMNAIQMGFSSYDYALYENPIFRKKAATNWCDTANAIVQGELMRALSFIGHHYVLLRQCVEHKTPSIQESDAAFLLENDK, from the coding sequence TTGAATCCAGAAAATAAAAAGAGTTCTCTTTTCCTTCCTGTCCAGGCTGGAAGAGCCAGTGAAGAAATAGCATTGCAAATTGAAGCTGCAATCATGGATGGCCGACTTGCTCCAGGCGAACGATTACCCAGCGAAAGAGGCATGCAATCACAATTTGGCACTGGACGCGGCGTTGTGCGCGAAGCGCTCAAAATCCTGAAACAAAAAGGGCTTCTTGAAGTGAAAAAAGGCGCTAAAGGTGGAGCGTATGTTCGCCAGCTTGATGTGAGCAATGTTTCTGAATCTTTGGCTCTTTTCTTAAAACAACACCCTATTGCTCCTGAAAAAGTCATTGAGTTTCGTGAGTCTCTCGACAGAACAATCACCCAAATGGCCATGGCCCAAGCGACGCAAGCAGAAAAAGAAGCACTCCTAACAAAGGCTCTGCAGTTGAAAGACATGCTCACTGAGCCAACTCCAGACCTCATAACGAGTGGAGAATTAGACAGGCAGTTAAATATCACGTTGGCTCAAATGGCCCAGAATCCCCTTTTTGAATGGGTCATGAACGCCATTCAAATGGGATTTAGCTCCTACGACTACGCTTTATATGAAAACCCTATCTTCCGAAAAAAAGCCGCCACGAATTGGTGTGACACAGCCAACGCCATTGTTCAGGGAGAACTGATGCGGGCCTTGTCGTTTATTGGACATCACTATGTTCTATTGCGGCAATGTGTTGAGCATAAGACACCCTCCATTCAAGAATCGGATGCAGCCTTCCTTCTAGAAAACGACAAATAG
- a CDS encoding J domain-containing protein has protein sequence MTLQECYRILNIKSGAGLDEVKSAFRKLAFKYHPDLNSTPGASIKFREINEAYVIAKGLLEKQHQNKTKNRKTSHKAQKTQAEGAKEYAQQQKQTPPKAEPRTESTRSKHQKFYYKEEEVLKTILNDPFAKKVFEDIYSQIRTKQPGYKGPLELKKRKLQLHWGDRTLNLDFTKGVSGSIKSWLKHQMDHEQTVHFSATHLMPGRKVRISVEQKFTEGPKTIEVTLPEDFVVGRPIRLKGLGRKLGPLTGDLLLRILAK, from the coding sequence ATGACACTTCAGGAATGTTATCGAATACTCAACATCAAATCCGGGGCTGGATTAGATGAAGTCAAATCCGCCTTTCGAAAATTGGCCTTCAAATATCATCCCGATCTCAACTCAACCCCTGGCGCGAGTATAAAATTTCGGGAAATAAATGAAGCATATGTTATAGCCAAGGGGCTACTGGAAAAGCAGCACCAAAATAAAACGAAAAATCGAAAAACTTCACATAAAGCTCAAAAAACACAGGCGGAAGGAGCCAAAGAATACGCACAGCAGCAAAAGCAGACACCCCCCAAGGCTGAACCAAGAACAGAATCAACCCGCTCAAAACACCAGAAATTTTACTACAAGGAAGAAGAGGTTCTTAAGACAATACTCAATGACCCCTTCGCGAAGAAAGTCTTTGAGGATATTTATAGTCAAATCAGAACAAAACAGCCGGGTTACAAGGGACCACTGGAGCTCAAAAAAAGGAAACTCCAACTCCATTGGGGAGATCGTACTCTCAACCTTGATTTTACCAAAGGAGTTTCTGGCTCCATCAAATCATGGCTCAAGCACCAGATGGACCATGAACAAACGGTCCACTTTTCAGCCACACATCTCATGCCTGGACGAAAGGTTCGCATCTCTGTGGAACAAAAATTTACAGAGGGGCCTAAGACGATTGAAGTCACACTCCCTGAAGATTTTGTCGTCGGCAGACCCATTCGTCTCAAGGGGCTTGGCAGAAAGCTTGGCCCACTCACAGGTGATCTTCTCTTACGCATCCTGGCAAAATAA
- the hisH gene encoding imidazole glycerol phosphate synthase subunit HisH, which translates to MLAIFDYKAGNQTSVHRALQSLGIPNKITNDPDELNDASGIIFPGVGAAGQAMEELHSAGLDEVIKSLIWQKKPVLGICVGCQILLDYSEENNTKALEIIPGECRLFNPSWVDYENIPIRVPHMGWNQVELQQECDLFAGIDPDADFYFVHSYFPAPAKEYVIATTRYGIDFCSVHGREGLWAVQFHPEKSGRPGLKFLKNFYNYCQEAADAE; encoded by the coding sequence ATGCTCGCCATTTTTGACTACAAAGCGGGAAATCAAACTAGCGTACATCGAGCTCTTCAGAGCCTTGGTATCCCGAATAAGATCACTAACGACCCCGACGAATTGAATGATGCCAGCGGGATCATATTTCCTGGTGTCGGTGCAGCCGGGCAAGCCATGGAAGAATTGCACTCAGCGGGCCTGGATGAAGTTATCAAGAGCTTGATCTGGCAAAAAAAACCGGTGCTTGGCATCTGTGTCGGTTGCCAGATACTTTTGGATTACAGTGAAGAAAATAATACAAAAGCACTTGAAATCATCCCCGGCGAATGCCGCCTTTTCAATCCATCTTGGGTAGATTATGAAAATATTCCAATCCGCGTCCCCCATATGGGATGGAACCAAGTCGAGCTACAACAGGAATGCGACCTTTTTGCAGGGATAGATCCTGACGCAGATTTTTACTTTGTGCACAGTTATTTCCCTGCCCCTGCCAAAGAATATGTAATCGCGACAACCCGATACGGAATCGACTTCTGCTCCGTTCACGGCCGGGAAGGATTGTGGGCAGTCCAGTTCCATCCGGAAAAAAGTGGGCGCCCCGGTTTGAAATTTCTCAAAAACTTCTACAATTATTGTCAGGAGGCCGCCGATGCTGAGTAA
- a CDS encoding iron-containing alcohol dehydrogenase, with protein MLNFQYFMPTRVIFGPETLNQLGDSPHLPRGKKAMIVVGESGIMIKLGYLARVQSLLSKQDVQSIVFDKIMPNPESDMIDEAAAICRENDIDFIIGLGGGSTIDSAKAIALMATNTGKYWDYMQSGTGGGEEPQSNALPIVAIPTTAGTGTEADPWTVITKSGSAEKIGWGNDSTFPTLSIVDPALMISVPPRQTAYTGMDAFFHAVEAYLATCRQPASDMLALEAVHLIAHTLPEAVANGENLEARTVMAWASSAAGLCESYSSCISQHSLEHALSAFHPDLPHGAGLVLISKAYFGFLASRGEERLGDLALAMGDTLQENLEEDIPGVAFLDALDKLIEEIGLGDEKLSDYGVTREEIPMLAENALTTMGALFDITPVTMSQEDVIAIFEAAYQ; from the coding sequence ATGCTTAATTTTCAATATTTCATGCCCACCAGAGTCATTTTCGGACCGGAAACCCTGAACCAGTTGGGCGACAGTCCACATCTTCCACGAGGCAAAAAAGCAATGATCGTGGTTGGAGAATCCGGTATCATGATTAAACTTGGATACCTTGCCCGTGTTCAAAGCCTTTTATCAAAGCAGGACGTACAAAGCATTGTTTTTGATAAAATCATGCCAAACCCCGAATCTGATATGATTGATGAGGCCGCTGCCATTTGCCGTGAAAATGACATTGATTTCATCATTGGTCTCGGCGGAGGGTCTACGATCGACTCAGCCAAGGCTATTGCTCTCATGGCGACCAATACGGGAAAATATTGGGACTACATGCAGTCCGGCACAGGAGGCGGTGAAGAACCCCAAAGCAATGCATTACCTATTGTAGCCATCCCGACGACAGCCGGAACTGGTACGGAGGCCGATCCGTGGACAGTGATAACAAAATCAGGTTCAGCTGAAAAAATCGGCTGGGGCAACGACTCAACTTTCCCAACATTATCCATCGTCGATCCAGCGCTCATGATTTCTGTCCCTCCGCGGCAAACGGCTTACACAGGAATGGACGCTTTCTTCCACGCAGTGGAGGCATACCTTGCGACATGCCGTCAACCCGCAAGTGACATGCTTGCCTTGGAAGCTGTTCACCTTATTGCCCACACCCTTCCGGAAGCGGTCGCAAACGGAGAGAATCTTGAGGCGCGTACCGTCATGGCTTGGGCAAGTTCAGCTGCCGGGTTATGTGAATCCTACTCGTCCTGCATTTCCCAACACTCTCTGGAACATGCCCTCTCGGCTTTCCACCCCGATCTCCCCCACGGAGCCGGTCTCGTACTGATATCCAAGGCCTACTTTGGCTTTCTCGCATCTCGTGGAGAAGAACGACTTGGAGACCTTGCATTGGCCATGGGTGACACTCTCCAGGAAAACCTGGAAGAGGATATACCTGGTGTGGCATTCTTAGATGCACTGGACAAATTGATTGAAGAAATCGGACTTGGGGACGAGAAGTTGTCCGATTATGGTGTCACCCGAGAAGAAATCCCTATGCTGGCAGAAAATGCTTTGACAACCATGGGAGCTCTTTTCGATATAACGCCAGTCACAATGTCTCAAGAGGATGTCATCGCGATCTTCGAGGCGGCTTACCAATAG
- the hisF gene encoding imidazole glycerol phosphate synthase subunit HisF produces MLSKRVIPCLDVRNGRLTKGIKFEGNVDIGDPVETAKKYYEEGADEIVFYDITASHEARGIFLDVVEKVASQIFIPFSVGGGINTVDDMRDVLLAGAEKVSVNSGAVKNPDIISEGAARFGAQCVVLGMDVKRVDVSDEIPSGFEIVIHGGRKYMGLDAVEWAKTGEALGAGEICLNSIDADGVKTGYDIELTRIISEAVTIPVIASGGAGSPQHMVEAVTKGRASAALIASIVHYGDYTIPQLKQYMKDEGVQIRSIW; encoded by the coding sequence ATGCTGAGTAAACGAGTCATTCCCTGTCTCGACGTTCGAAACGGACGGCTAACCAAAGGTATTAAATTTGAGGGCAATGTCGACATTGGCGATCCTGTTGAGACAGCCAAAAAATATTACGAGGAAGGCGCCGACGAAATTGTCTTTTATGATATCACAGCCTCCCATGAGGCCCGTGGAATTTTCCTGGATGTCGTGGAAAAAGTCGCCTCTCAGATTTTCATCCCATTTTCTGTAGGTGGAGGTATAAATACTGTCGATGATATGCGTGATGTACTTCTCGCCGGTGCTGAAAAGGTCTCAGTCAATTCTGGAGCAGTCAAGAATCCAGACATCATCAGCGAAGGAGCTGCTCGATTTGGCGCACAATGCGTTGTCTTGGGCATGGACGTCAAACGAGTAGATGTGTCAGACGAGATTCCATCCGGCTTTGAGATAGTTATCCACGGTGGACGGAAATACATGGGACTTGATGCCGTCGAATGGGCCAAAACAGGAGAGGCTCTCGGTGCTGGTGAGATTTGCCTCAACTCCATTGACGCTGACGGTGTAAAAACTGGCTATGACATTGAATTAACAAGAATTATTTCCGAAGCTGTGACCATTCCCGTTATTGCTTCCGGAGGGGCTGGTAGTCCCCAACACATGGTTGAAGCTGTGACAAAAGGACGCGCCTCTGCCGCACTGATTGCCTCAATTGTCCACTACGGGGATTATACAATCCCTCAACTCAAGCAATACATGAAAGACGAGGGGGTCCAGATACGTTCTATCTGGTAA
- a CDS encoding CoA-binding protein, with product MQYSDKELIALLNKVKTIAIVGAVDKPNRPVNGVAREMIAMGYNIIPVHPNRKDVWGLKTYKSIKEIPIPVDIIDVFRHADACPLHAQEALEMSPSPGCFWMQSGISSSEARDILHKSGITVVENRCLKVELRRLGMRQ from the coding sequence ATGCAGTACAGTGATAAAGAGCTAATAGCCCTGCTCAATAAGGTCAAGACCATTGCCATAGTGGGTGCAGTTGATAAACCCAACCGACCAGTAAATGGGGTCGCTCGTGAAATGATTGCGATGGGATATAATATTATACCGGTCCACCCCAACCGAAAAGATGTGTGGGGACTCAAGACGTACAAATCAATCAAAGAGATACCTATTCCTGTTGATATTATTGATGTCTTTCGCCATGCCGACGCCTGTCCTCTGCATGCTCAGGAGGCGCTTGAGATGTCCCCCTCCCCTGGATGCTTTTGGATGCAGTCTGGTATATCCAGTTCCGAGGCTCGTGATATCTTGCATAAAAGCGGCATCACTGTGGTTGAAAACCGATGTCTTAAAGTTGAATTGCGACGCCTGGGAATGAGACAATGA
- a CDS encoding protein-disulfide reductase DsbD family protein, whose product MNLTNQFTKRFIAILICMTCSPAMAQLPSSKAPLTLPIQAFRTESGATILTVKIQMEHEWYTYADTPGGMGKPTKFSGQTLHGKTLIPFYPEGIQSSDAFDPSVTVYKYKNGTLLFATAPPKSQFPFQLRLDLLLCHPTRCVPIRRDIQFGESLDIDTLPQAEVQNWWPQYQKLSNTIKQQESPLSPQEKVQENNEVTQWNFSPLYLQPGLEVTGIFSAILMGLLAGLILNIMPCVLPVVSLKLSALLNSSSLGNEESRIAAFREHNIFFALGVLTFFIFLAIVLGATGQAWGALFQHQWLVLGVAGIIFALSLSLFGLFHLPVIDLKFGSKSKNPKVQAFFTGNLTTLLATPCSGPFLGGVLSWALVQGPIILMTVFVFIGIGMASPYMLMVINPKLSRFLPKSGPWIEFVEKGIAFFLVGTACYLLAIALGGNSLRILGPLWALVLSGWLWVRTRPSRTLWKWGIRIICAVLVIGIIQWTTPSKVDDEIWETFTTPQFQTLLGKKKLFLDFTADWCPTCKVLEGTVLTPENITRWKKKYNVVFVKVDMTDQNLENEGLLKALGSMSIPTAALFPTGSKSQNPLVLRDLFTQSQLENILESWEK is encoded by the coding sequence ATGAACCTAACCAATCAATTTACCAAACGGTTTATAGCCATCCTGATATGCATGACATGCAGCCCGGCCATGGCCCAATTACCGTCTTCCAAGGCTCCTTTGACGCTCCCGATCCAAGCATTCAGGACAGAATCAGGAGCAACAATACTGACTGTGAAAATTCAAATGGAGCACGAATGGTATACCTATGCGGATACCCCTGGCGGCATGGGCAAACCCACAAAATTTTCAGGGCAGACACTCCATGGAAAAACTCTCATCCCCTTCTACCCTGAAGGGATACAAAGTTCAGATGCTTTTGACCCATCGGTTACTGTCTATAAATATAAAAATGGCACGTTGCTTTTTGCCACGGCTCCACCGAAAAGCCAGTTCCCCTTCCAACTCCGCTTGGACCTTCTGCTATGCCACCCGACCAGATGTGTTCCAATTCGACGCGACATACAATTCGGAGAATCTCTCGACATCGACACATTACCCCAAGCTGAAGTACAAAATTGGTGGCCCCAATATCAGAAACTCTCGAATACAATAAAACAGCAGGAATCCCCTCTTTCTCCACAAGAAAAGGTACAGGAAAACAACGAGGTCACTCAATGGAATTTCTCTCCTCTTTATCTCCAACCCGGACTTGAGGTCACAGGAATCTTCTCTGCCATACTTATGGGGCTCTTAGCAGGCTTAATACTTAACATTATGCCCTGCGTCCTGCCCGTGGTAAGTCTCAAACTCTCTGCACTCCTCAACTCAAGCTCACTGGGAAATGAGGAATCCCGCATCGCAGCATTTCGAGAGCATAATATTTTCTTCGCGCTTGGGGTTCTGACTTTTTTTATCTTTCTAGCCATAGTACTTGGAGCAACAGGCCAGGCATGGGGTGCGCTCTTTCAACACCAATGGCTCGTTCTCGGCGTGGCAGGGATAATTTTTGCCCTTTCGCTCAGCCTTTTTGGACTGTTCCATCTTCCTGTCATTGATCTTAAATTCGGCTCAAAAAGCAAAAATCCCAAAGTTCAGGCCTTTTTTACCGGAAACCTCACAACACTTCTTGCGACACCGTGTAGTGGCCCCTTTTTAGGCGGAGTCTTGAGCTGGGCGCTTGTACAAGGCCCAATCATCCTTATGACTGTCTTTGTCTTCATTGGCATTGGCATGGCTTCTCCATACATGCTCATGGTCATTAATCCTAAGCTTTCCCGTTTTTTACCAAAGTCAGGGCCATGGATAGAGTTTGTTGAAAAGGGAATCGCTTTTTTTCTTGTCGGAACAGCCTGTTATTTGCTCGCAATAGCGCTTGGAGGCAACTCGCTTCGCATCCTTGGACCACTATGGGCGTTGGTTCTTAGCGGATGGCTATGGGTTCGCACGAGACCAAGCCGGACTCTTTGGAAATGGGGGATACGCATCATATGCGCAGTTCTCGTTATTGGAATAATTCAGTGGACAACCCCCTCAAAAGTCGATGACGAGATATGGGAAACATTCACTACACCCCAATTCCAAACTCTATTAGGCAAGAAAAAGCTTTTCCTGGATTTCACGGCAGATTGGTGCCCTACCTGCAAGGTGCTTGAAGGGACAGTCCTCACTCCTGAAAATATCACTCGTTGGAAGAAAAAGTACAACGTGGTCTTTGTAAAAGTGGATATGACGGACCAAAACCTGGAGAATGAGGGGCTTCTTAAAGCCCTCGGCTCCATGTCCATTCCGACTGCGGCTCTTTTCCCTACTGGCTCAAAGAGTCAAAATCCATTGGTTCTGAGAGATCTTTTCACTCAATCTCAACTTGAAAACATATTGGAATCGTGGGAAAAGTAG
- a CDS encoding NAD(P)H-dependent flavin oxidoreductase, which produces MKLPTLSFGDLTAKLPIIQGGMGVGISLSGLASAVANEGGIGVIATSMIGMRDPKRAKDPEGADHRGLIEEIRKARAKMTDGLLGVNIMCALTNYGDMVRTSLREGVDIIISGAGLPLDLPGYLREVSEDVKTEMKTKLVPIVSSGRAASILCRKWLNKFDYLPDGFVVEGPKAGGHLGFKAEQLEQPEYQLENIMSEVIQAVTPFREQHNKGIPVIAAGGVYTGEDIAKYLELGAAGVQMGTRFVATYECDADEKFKRAYVQAQKDDVTIIKSPVGLPGRALKNAFLDAVATGLKKPKRCVHKCLHSCAEEKSPYCIAQALVNAYRGRLKHGFAFAGANAYLVDKIVSVKELMNSLKDEYEKKIK; this is translated from the coding sequence ATGAAACTTCCTACTTTGTCATTTGGTGATTTAACTGCCAAGTTGCCCATAATTCAAGGCGGCATGGGAGTTGGAATTTCACTCTCCGGTCTCGCGAGCGCTGTTGCTAATGAGGGCGGAATTGGTGTTATAGCAACATCCATGATAGGTATGCGCGATCCAAAACGCGCCAAAGATCCTGAAGGAGCCGACCATCGAGGGCTCATTGAAGAAATAAGAAAAGCACGTGCAAAAATGACTGATGGTCTTTTGGGCGTTAACATAATGTGCGCCCTGACCAACTATGGAGATATGGTACGCACTTCTCTGCGTGAAGGGGTTGATATCATTATCTCTGGTGCAGGCCTCCCCCTTGATCTTCCCGGCTATCTTCGGGAAGTCTCAGAGGATGTCAAAACCGAGATGAAGACAAAACTCGTTCCCATTGTTTCCTCTGGCCGTGCGGCTTCTATCTTATGCCGAAAGTGGTTAAATAAATTTGATTACCTGCCTGACGGTTTCGTTGTCGAAGGACCGAAAGCTGGTGGACATCTGGGCTTCAAGGCAGAGCAACTCGAACAGCCTGAATACCAGCTTGAAAACATCATGTCTGAAGTTATTCAGGCAGTGACACCATTTCGCGAACAGCACAATAAAGGAATACCAGTGATAGCCGCAGGAGGAGTATACACTGGTGAAGATATAGCCAAGTATCTCGAACTGGGAGCTGCTGGCGTCCAGATGGGAACCCGCTTTGTCGCAACCTATGAATGCGATGCTGACGAAAAATTCAAACGGGCATATGTTCAGGCACAAAAAGATGATGTCACTATCATCAAAAGCCCTGTAGGGTTGCCTGGAAGAGCCTTAAAAAATGCATTTCTGGATGCTGTCGCTACTGGATTGAAAAAACCGAAAAGATGCGTTCATAAATGCCTCCACAGTTGCGCGGAGGAAAAATCCCCCTACTGCATAGCCCAGGCCTTGGTTAACGCGTACCGAGGTAGACTCAAGCATGGTTTCGCATTTGCTGGAGCCAATGCTTACCTTGTCGATAAAATTGTTTCAGTGAAAGAACTCATGAATTCTCTCAAGGACGAGTACGAAAAAAAGATAAAATAG
- a CDS encoding YkgJ family cysteine cluster protein, with amino-acid sequence MKKPAFECKMCGHCCHGEGGIVLTEKDRIRLAAHLNIDVEELIARYSEKRGGKLHLITGNDGYCFFFKEGCGVHPGRPDICRAWPYFRGNLIDASSWEMIQEYCPGVNPKSGHDEFVRQGKQYLRDEELLRYDPDCSPNALISDD; translated from the coding sequence ATGAAAAAACCTGCTTTTGAATGCAAAATGTGTGGCCACTGCTGTCATGGTGAGGGTGGAATTGTGCTGACTGAGAAAGATCGCATCCGCCTTGCTGCGCACCTAAATATCGATGTGGAAGAACTTATTGCTCGATACAGTGAGAAACGAGGAGGAAAACTCCACTTGATCACAGGGAATGACGGGTACTGTTTCTTCTTCAAGGAAGGTTGCGGAGTCCATCCGGGAAGACCCGATATTTGTCGAGCTTGGCCTTATTTTCGAGGTAATCTCATAGATGCTTCAAGCTGGGAAATGATCCAGGAATATTGCCCTGGAGTAAATCCAAAATCAGGACATGATGAATTCGTTCGCCAAGGAAAACAGTATTTGCGAGATGAAGAGCTTTTGCGGTATGATCCTGATTGCTCTCCCAATGCTTTGATTTCTGACGATTAA